The following coding sequences lie in one Microbacterium sp. XT11 genomic window:
- the gap gene encoding type I glyceraldehyde-3-phosphate dehydrogenase encodes MSVKIGINGFGRIGRNYFRAALAQGADIDIVAVNDLTDNKTLAHLLKYDSVGGVLDAEISYDDESITVNGKAIKAFAERDPANLPWADLGVDIVIESTGFFTKAELAKKHIDAGAKKVLISAPGTGVDATFVMGVNEDTYDPASHHIISNASCTTNCLAPLAKVFNDAFGIDRGFMMTAHAYTADQNLQDGPHSDLRRARAAAINIVPASTGAAKAIGEVLPELNGKLSGSSYRVPVPTGSIVDLTLITDRENLTVDEVNEAYKKAAAEGRLAGYLQYNEDAIVSSDIVHNAHSSIFDSTLTNVSGNLVKVSSWYDNEWGYSNRLVDLTEYVAERL; translated from the coding sequence GTGTCTGTCAAGATCGGTATCAACGGCTTCGGCCGCATCGGACGCAACTACTTCCGCGCGGCTCTCGCGCAGGGCGCGGACATCGACATCGTCGCGGTCAACGACCTCACCGACAACAAGACCCTGGCGCACCTGCTGAAGTACGACTCGGTCGGCGGGGTGCTCGACGCGGAGATCAGCTACGACGACGAGAGCATCACCGTCAACGGCAAGGCGATCAAGGCGTTCGCCGAGCGTGACCCCGCCAACCTCCCGTGGGCCGACCTCGGCGTCGACATCGTGATCGAGTCGACCGGCTTCTTCACCAAGGCGGAGCTCGCCAAGAAGCACATCGACGCCGGCGCCAAGAAGGTGCTCATCTCCGCTCCCGGAACGGGCGTCGACGCCACGTTCGTGATGGGTGTGAACGAGGACACCTACGACCCGGCATCGCACCACATCATCTCCAACGCGTCGTGCACCACCAACTGCCTCGCCCCGCTGGCAAAGGTGTTCAACGACGCTTTCGGTATCGACCGCGGCTTCATGATGACCGCGCACGCGTACACCGCTGACCAGAACCTGCAGGACGGGCCCCACAGCGACCTGCGCCGCGCTCGTGCGGCGGCGATCAACATCGTCCCCGCCTCGACCGGGGCTGCGAAGGCCATCGGCGAGGTGCTGCCCGAGCTGAACGGCAAGCTCAGCGGATCGTCGTACCGCGTTCCGGTCCCCACCGGGTCGATCGTCGACCTGACCCTCATCACCGACCGTGAGAACCTCACCGTCGACGAGGTCAACGAGGCATACAAGAAGGCCGCTGCCGAGGGGCGTCTCGCCGGCTACCTGCAGTACAACGAGGATGCCATCGTCTCGAGCGACATCGTGCACAACGCGCACTCGTCGATCTTCGACTCCACGCTGACCAACGTCAGCGGCAACCTCGTGAAGGTCTCCAGCTGGTACGACAACGAGTGGGGCTACTCCAACCGTCTCGTCGACCTCACCGAGTACGTGGCCGAGCGTCTCTGA
- a CDS encoding superoxide dismutase, with translation MATYTLPDLPYDYAALEPHISAKIMELHHDKHHAAYVAGANTALEQLAEARETGNLANVNKLEKDLAFNLGGHVNHSIFWTNLSPNGGGQPEGELKAAIDEFFGSFEKFQAHFTAAATGIQGSGWAVLSWDPIGARLIIQQLFDQQANTAQGTIPLFQLDMWEHAFYLDYLNVKADYVKAAWNIANWENVAQRFDVAREKTSGLLVLS, from the coding sequence ATGGCAACCTATACGCTCCCCGACCTGCCCTACGACTACGCAGCCCTCGAGCCGCACATCAGCGCCAAGATCATGGAGCTCCACCATGACAAGCACCACGCGGCCTACGTCGCCGGCGCGAACACCGCGCTGGAGCAGCTGGCGGAGGCGCGCGAGACCGGCAACCTGGCGAACGTCAACAAGCTGGAGAAGGACCTCGCCTTCAACCTCGGTGGTCACGTCAACCACTCGATCTTCTGGACCAATCTCTCGCCGAACGGCGGCGGTCAGCCGGAGGGTGAGCTGAAGGCGGCCATCGACGAGTTCTTCGGTTCCTTCGAGAAGTTCCAGGCGCACTTCACCGCGGCCGCCACGGGAATCCAGGGCTCCGGCTGGGCTGTGCTGAGCTGGGACCCGATCGGCGCGCGACTGATCATCCAGCAGCTGTTCGACCAGCAGGCGAACACGGCGCAGGGCACGATCCCGCTGTTCCAGCTGGACATGTGGGAGCACGCGTTCTACCTCGACTACCTGAACGTCAAGGCGGATTACGTCAAGGCGGCATGGAACATCGCCAACTGGGAGAACGTGGCCCAGCGCTTCGATGTAGCCCGCGAGAAGACGAGCGGGCTGCTGGTACTGTCGTAA
- the whiA gene encoding DNA-binding protein WhiA — MALTTDVKAELVSIRNAPPTVRVAEVTAILRFAGGLHSIAGRVAVEAEVDAEVLAHRVARDLAEIYGVRPEIAQVQSSTANDGARWAVRVIAAGETLARQTGLLDQRRRPVRGLPNRLTTGSRAEIAGLWRGAFLAAGTLSEPGRSAMLEISCPSSEAAMALVGAAHRLGVAAKAREVRGMPRVVVREGEAIRTMLSEIGAHRTAVAWEEMRQRREVRAGVNRLVNFDDANLRRSAQAAVAACARVERALEILGEDVPEHLKVAGELRLAHRDASLDELGHHADPPMTKDAVAGRIRRLLAMADKRAQQEGIPGTEAAVPAGLDV; from the coding sequence GTGGCACTAACCACCGACGTCAAAGCCGAACTCGTCAGCATCCGCAACGCGCCGCCGACGGTGCGGGTGGCCGAGGTGACCGCGATTCTTCGGTTCGCCGGTGGTCTGCACTCGATCGCGGGCCGTGTGGCTGTCGAGGCCGAGGTGGACGCCGAGGTGCTCGCACACCGCGTCGCGCGTGACCTCGCGGAGATCTACGGCGTGCGCCCGGAGATCGCCCAGGTGCAATCGAGCACGGCCAACGACGGTGCCCGCTGGGCTGTCCGCGTGATTGCGGCAGGGGAGACCTTGGCTCGCCAGACCGGACTTCTCGATCAGCGTCGTCGGCCCGTCCGCGGACTCCCGAACAGGCTCACGACGGGATCGCGCGCCGAGATCGCCGGCCTGTGGCGCGGGGCGTTCCTCGCCGCAGGGACGCTCAGCGAGCCGGGACGCTCCGCGATGCTCGAGATCTCCTGCCCTTCGTCCGAGGCCGCCATGGCCCTCGTCGGCGCTGCACACCGCCTCGGTGTCGCGGCGAAGGCGCGCGAGGTGCGCGGCATGCCCCGCGTCGTGGTGCGCGAAGGCGAGGCGATCCGCACGATGCTCAGCGAGATCGGCGCGCATCGCACGGCCGTCGCGTGGGAAGAGATGCGCCAACGTCGAGAAGTGCGCGCCGGCGTGAACCGCCTGGTGAACTTCGACGACGCGAACCTGCGACGCTCCGCTCAGGCCGCGGTGGCGGCGTGCGCACGTGTCGAGCGCGCTCTGGAGATCCTCGGAGAGGACGTGCCGGAGCACCTCAAGGTGGCCGGCGAGCTGCGTCTTGCGCACCGGGACGCAAGCCTCGACGAACTCGGCCACCACGCCGACCCGCCCATGACGAAGGACGCGGTGGCGGGCCGCATCCGCCGCCTGCTTGCGATGGCGGACAAGCGCGCGCAGCAGGAGGGGATTCCCGGCACGGAAGCCGCTGTTCCCGCAGGTCTCGACGTCTGA
- the rapZ gene encoding RNase adapter RapZ: MSDGDQGEFLIVTGMSGAGRTTVANALEDLGWYVVDNLPPQILRPFLDLTDMGGDALPKIAAVVDVRGRNLFDDFPGVARALRSRGSVRVLFLDASDDVLVRRFEAVRRPHPLQDDGTLLDGIRTERSRLAPVREAADLVIDTSSLNIHQLATKVSDLFSEEGAARHRVTLLSFGFKYGLPTDVDLVADMRFLPNPFWNEELRGLTGQDEAVREYVLSREGASEFLEAYAAALTPVLEGYQRENKSHSTVAIGCTGGKHRSVAMAEELARRLAAVPGVAVNVRHRDLGRE, translated from the coding sequence ATGTCAGACGGGGACCAGGGCGAATTCCTGATCGTTACGGGCATGTCCGGGGCAGGCCGCACCACCGTGGCCAACGCGCTGGAAGACCTCGGATGGTATGTGGTCGACAACCTCCCGCCCCAGATCCTCCGCCCATTTCTCGACCTCACCGACATGGGCGGCGACGCCCTCCCGAAGATCGCCGCGGTCGTCGACGTGCGAGGACGCAACCTCTTCGACGACTTCCCCGGCGTCGCCCGTGCTCTGCGGTCGCGCGGGTCCGTCCGAGTGCTTTTCCTGGACGCGTCCGATGACGTGCTCGTCCGTCGTTTCGAGGCCGTCCGCCGTCCGCATCCGCTGCAGGACGACGGAACGCTTCTCGACGGCATCCGCACCGAACGATCCCGTCTCGCACCCGTTCGGGAGGCGGCTGACCTGGTGATCGACACCTCGTCGCTCAACATCCATCAGCTGGCGACCAAGGTCTCCGACCTGTTCTCCGAGGAGGGGGCGGCGCGTCATCGGGTGACGCTGCTCAGCTTCGGGTTCAAATACGGCCTGCCGACCGACGTCGACCTCGTCGCCGACATGCGGTTCCTGCCCAATCCGTTCTGGAACGAAGAGCTCCGCGGGCTGACCGGACAGGACGAGGCCGTCCGGGAGTACGTGCTGTCTCGCGAAGGCGCGTCCGAGTTCCTCGAGGCATACGCCGCAGCGCTCACGCCGGTGCTGGAGGGGTATCAGCGTGAGAACAAGAGCCACTCCACGGTGGCGATCGGATGCACCGGCGGCAAGCACCGATCCGTCGCGATGGCGGAGGAGCTGGCTCGCCGGTTGGCGGCCGTCCCGGGAGTTGCCGTGAACGTCCGTCACCGAGACCTCGGGCGAGAGTAG
- the uvrC gene encoding excinuclease ABC subunit UvrC, with amino-acid sequence MADVLPYRPRTGEIPTDPGVYRFRDADGRVLYVGKAKNLRQRLSNYFAPLHTLHERTRRMVTTAASVEWTVVATDVDSLQLEYMWIKEFDPPFNVRYRDDKSYPFMAVTLADEAPRVIVTRNRKIPGARYFGPYPKVWAVHETIDLMIKAFPIRTCSDASYKRAMQTGRPCFPGQIGKCGGPCSMTVTIEEHRAMVDDFVAFMAGGDERFTKELTKRMLAASAAMDYEAAAKYRDKLSAIEAVLGKSALVLPADEDADLFGIAEDELSAAVQHFVIRGGRVRGVRAMTLDKEIDIAGADLVDQVLQRAYGEGGDVPRRILVPVLPDDIAELEEWLRERRGRKVEIAVAQRGQRADLMRTATVNAQQALIRHKTRRTSDYVARTQALTDLQDALGMPEAPLRIECFDISHLGGTNVVASMVVFEDGLPRKDQYRSFNIAETTDDTDSMYQVLMRRLAYLDRPEHADDDGADETTTRKKPRFAYPPQLLLVDGGTPQVEAAARALRDAGHTEIAVCGIAKRLEEIWLPGEDFPVILPRTSEALYLLQRLRDEAHRFAITHQRKRRRKDITTVLAEVPGLGAARIKVLLKHFGSVTALRGASPEEIQQVQGIGPVLAQNIHAHLATR; translated from the coding sequence ATGGCCGACGTCCTCCCGTACCGGCCACGCACGGGCGAGATCCCCACCGACCCCGGCGTCTACCGGTTCCGCGACGCCGACGGCAGGGTGCTGTACGTCGGCAAGGCGAAGAACCTGCGTCAGAGGTTGTCGAACTACTTCGCCCCGCTGCACACGCTGCACGAGCGCACCCGCCGCATGGTGACGACCGCGGCATCGGTGGAATGGACGGTCGTCGCGACCGACGTCGACTCGCTCCAGCTGGAGTACATGTGGATCAAGGAGTTCGATCCGCCGTTCAACGTCCGTTATCGCGACGACAAGTCGTACCCCTTCATGGCGGTGACGCTGGCGGATGAAGCGCCACGGGTGATCGTGACGCGCAACCGCAAGATCCCCGGCGCACGGTACTTCGGTCCCTACCCGAAGGTGTGGGCCGTGCACGAGACGATCGACCTGATGATCAAGGCGTTCCCGATCCGCACGTGCAGCGATGCCAGCTATAAGCGGGCGATGCAGACCGGGCGCCCGTGCTTTCCCGGGCAGATCGGCAAGTGCGGCGGGCCCTGCTCGATGACGGTGACGATCGAGGAGCATCGGGCGATGGTCGACGACTTCGTCGCGTTCATGGCAGGAGGTGACGAACGTTTCACCAAGGAGCTCACGAAGCGGATGCTCGCCGCCTCGGCGGCCATGGACTACGAGGCCGCAGCGAAGTATCGCGACAAGCTCTCCGCTATCGAAGCAGTGCTCGGCAAGAGCGCCCTCGTGCTCCCAGCCGACGAGGATGCCGATCTCTTCGGCATAGCCGAGGACGAGCTGTCCGCGGCTGTGCAGCACTTCGTGATCCGCGGCGGGCGTGTGCGTGGTGTGCGCGCCATGACTCTCGACAAGGAGATCGACATCGCCGGTGCCGATCTCGTCGACCAGGTCCTGCAGCGTGCGTACGGCGAGGGCGGCGACGTCCCGCGGCGCATCCTCGTCCCGGTTCTCCCTGACGACATCGCTGAGCTCGAGGAATGGCTGCGTGAACGCCGCGGACGGAAGGTCGAGATCGCCGTCGCCCAGCGCGGACAGCGAGCCGACCTCATGCGCACCGCGACTGTGAACGCCCAGCAGGCGCTCATCCGTCACAAGACCCGACGAACGAGCGACTACGTCGCACGCACGCAGGCGCTCACCGACCTGCAGGATGCTCTGGGCATGCCGGAGGCGCCGCTGCGCATCGAGTGCTTCGACATCTCGCACCTCGGTGGCACCAACGTCGTCGCGTCGATGGTCGTCTTCGAGGACGGGCTGCCGCGCAAGGACCAGTACCGCTCCTTCAACATCGCCGAGACGACCGACGACACCGACTCGATGTATCAGGTGCTCATGCGGCGACTCGCATACCTCGACCGCCCGGAACATGCCGACGACGACGGGGCGGACGAGACCACCACGCGGAAGAAGCCACGGTTCGCGTACCCTCCGCAGTTGCTGCTCGTCGACGGGGGCACGCCGCAGGTCGAGGCGGCAGCCCGCGCCCTGCGCGACGCGGGGCACACCGAGATCGCCGTCTGCGGCATCGCCAAGAGACTGGAGGAGATCTGGCTTCCCGGTGAGGACTTCCCGGTGATCCTGCCGAGGACGAGTGAAGCCCTGTACCTTCTGCAGAGGCTGCGTGATGAAGCCCACCGATTCGCCATCACGCATCAGCGCAAGCGGCGGCGCAAGGACATCACGACCGTTCTCGCCGAGGTCCCCGGGCTCGGCGCAGCGCGCATCAAGGTGCTGCTGAAGCACTTCGGCTCCGTCACGGCGCTGCGAGGCGCGAGCCCCGAGGAGATCCAGCAGGTCCAGGGCATCGGGCCGGTGCTCGCCCAGAACATCCACGCTCATCTCGCCACTCGCTAG